The genomic segment TGGCCGGGAGTTTTGTGTTAGACGCCCGATAGTCGGAAGCCGTTGAATCGTAAACAGAAATTGGAGACTTATCTGTGTAGACGGAAGGAGAATAAGCCGGAGCAGAAGTAATGGGAGTTTTATACTCGACGGTTTTTTCGGTGTAGGCTAGAGTAGAGTAAACTGGCGCAGCAGTGGTGGAAGTTTTGTACCCTGGAGTTTTTTCAGTATAGGCTGGAGCAGTAGGCTTGGAGTATGCCGGAACGGAGTAAGCCGGAGCAGAGGAGTAAACCGGTGCGGCAGTAGTGGGAGCTTTGTACCCAGTTGTTTTTTCAGTATAGGTCGGAGCAGAGTAAACTGGTGCAGCTGTAGTTGGAGTTTTGTACTCGGGAGCTTTTGTCGTATAGGCTGGGGCAGAATAAACTGGAGTAGAAGTTGTGGGAGTTTTGTACTCGGGAGATTTTTCGGTATAGGACGGCGCTGAGTAAACTGGCGCAGCAGTGGTAGATGTTTTGTATTCGGTAACTTTAGCAGTATAGGCTGGAGCCGAGTAAACTGGTGCAGCAGTAGTAGATGTTTTGTATCCAGGAGCTTTTTCGGTGTAGGCTGGAGCAGAGTAAACTGGAGAGGTGGTAGTGGGAGTTTTGTACTCGGGAGATTTTTCGGTATTAGCCGGAGCAGAGTAAACCGGAGCAGAGTATGCTGGGGCAGCGTAAACCGGAGCAGAGTATGCCGGGGCAGCGTAAACTGGTGAGGTGGTAGTGGGAGTTTTGTACTCAGGAGCCTTTTCGGTATAAGCTGGGGCAGTGTAAACCGGAGCAGAGTATGCCGGGGCAGCGTAAACTGGAGAGGTGGTAGTGGGAGTTTTGTACTCGGGAGCTTTTTCGGTATAAGCCGGAGCAGAGTAAACCGGAGCAGAGTATGCTGGGGCAGAGTAAACCGGAGATGAATACGCTGGGGCAGAGTAAACAGGAGAAGAGTACGCCGGGGCAGAGTAAACTGTCGAAGCAGTAGTAGAAGAATCATACTCGGGAGCTTTTTCggtgtaagctggggcagaGTAAACCGGTGAAGAGTATGATGGAGCGGACGGAGAGTAGACTGGCGCAGCAGTAGTAGAAGTTTTGTATTCGGGAGCTTTTTCGGTGTAGGCTGGAGCAGAGTAAACTGGTGCGGCAGTAGTAAGAGGTTTGTATTCACGAACGCTTTCCGAATAAGCTGGAGCGGAATAGGCTGGAGGGGAGTAGGACGGAGTGGAATAGGCTGGAGCGGAGTAGGACGGAGCGGATTGAGAAGAGTCGGCTGGGGCAGAGTAAACGGGATTGTAGTCCTGATCGGAAGGCTCTGGAGCGGAGTAGGTTGAAGAGGTGTAAGTCGGAGAGGAATACGTTGGAGCGGAATACGTTGGAGCGGGGTAAGCCGGGGCGGAGTAAGCCGGGGCGGACTTGGTCGGCACGGAATAAGCCGGAGCGGGCTTGGCCGGTTCGGAGTAAGCCGGGGCAGAGTAAGCCGGAGCAGAGTAAGCCGGGGCAGAGTAAGCCGGGGCGGTCTTGGTCGGCTCGGAGTAAGCCGGGGCGGACTTTGTCTGCTCGGAATAAGTCGGGGGCTTGGCCGGTTCGGAGTAAGCCGGAGCAGAGTAAGTTGGGGCGGTCTTGGCCGGTTCGGAGTAAGCCGGGGCAGAGTAAGCCGGGGCAGAGTAAGCCGGGGCAGTGTAAGCCGGCGCAGAGTAAGCCGGCGCAGAGTATGCCGGGGTGGAGTAAGCCGGGGCGGTCTTGGTCGGCTCGGAATAAGCCGGGGCGGTCTTGGCCGGTTCGGAGTAAGCCGGGGCAGAGTAAGCCGGAGCAGAGTAAGCCGGGGCAGAGTAAGCCGGGGCGGTCTTCGTCGGCTCGGAGTAAGCCGGAGCGGGCTTGGCCGGTTCGGAGTAAGCCGGGGCAGAGTAAGCCGGGGCAGAGTAAGCCGGGGCAGAGTAAGCCGGCGCAGAGTAAACCGGCGCAGAGTAAGCCGGGGCGGTCTTGGTCGGCTCGGAGTAAGCCGGGGCGGTCTTGGTCGGCTCGGAGTAAGCTGGAGCAGAGTAAGTTGGGGCGGTCTTGGCCGGTTCGGAGTAAGCCGGGGCCGAATAAGTTGGAGCTGAATAAGCCGGAGCGGAATACGTTGGAGCGGTGTAAGCCGGAGCAGAATATGTCGGTTCGGAGTAAGCCGGGGCGGAATATGTCGGCTCGGAGTAAGCCGGAGCGGAGTAGACTGGAGCTGAATAAGCCGGAGCGGAGTAAGACGGTGAGGGTACATATTTTCCATCCGATGTATGAGCCGAGTcgtattttccattttcaacagTCCTATCTGGGCCACGAATTTCACCGTTGCCTGGTTGTTTgactatataaaaaaagaaacaaaaaacaaacagttaaTTTTGCATACAAgagacaaaaattcaaatcaattctgTTGATTGTTGAAAACGCATTTACCTAGGTAATAAGGAGTATTGGCCACCTCATCCTTGGTAGACTTATCATAAGTGCTAGTTTCTTTGTAGCTGAAAGAGTTGTCCGGTTTGGAAGGTCCTACAGGGCCGGAAACTTTACCGGATTCACCGTATTTGTTATCAGTTTGGGAATAGCTAGCCAGCTGGGCGTTATTGATAGCTACAGCAGTTTCGCGATTCCCAGCTGAGGCATATGAACCATAAGGATCAGATGATCCAGACACTGCAAGGGAATCTGTATATTTCTGCGACTGATAACTGCCCGTCGATGCCCCACCTTCGTATTTGACAGCTTTCGAATAGGATGGCGTGGTTGTAGTCGTTGTATATTGCTGGTCACCGGAGTAAGCGGGGGAGGCGACAATGATGCGCACAGGGTTGGATTCACCGGCTATGGTGGCGGCAGGAATAGCCAGGACAACTTTCGTCTGTTGTTTTCCTGAGTAAGAGCCCTGCGATGGTTCCTTGACGACTAGTCCAGCCGATTGGCAATCACCGCAACCGGAAGAGACGACAGATTCACCGTAGTACGTCGGTCGGGGATCCTTGTAGAGACCTTCTCCCGTCACCAACTTGCCACTCAGATATCCTGGACTTCCCATAGGGATGGCGGCCGGTTTCTTCTCCAGTGGTTGCTTCAACTTGACGGCGTTGGCATTGCTGGAACTGCCGACGGCCCCTCCAGAGCACTGAGGAACCAGCCACGGCCAGTTGCACAACAAATTTTCCTCGTCAAAGAGGAGCCCAAATGGACAACGGAATTCGTATTGGGTGAAGGTGACACCGTCCTTGGCGTAGTCGCGACAGGCGAAGAACCAGCGACAGTTTTCAGGATCGGCAAAGTATCCCTCGCCTGGGCAGACGAATTTGTTCATGGGAACTGGGCGAATCTCGCTGGATCCTCCGCAAGGAGCGGCCTGGGACGGCCAGGTGCAGACTTCCCACTTCTCATCAAAGACTAATCCTTCCGGGCAGTCGTACTCGAAAACGGTGAAATCGTCCACGTACTGGTCGAATTTGACGCAACGGTAGAAACTTCCGCAATCCTCCGGATGGCGGTAATAGCCTTGACGGGAGCACTGCAGACTGCTCTCCAGCGGCTGGCGGACGACGCTGGTCTCGCCGGAACGGGCGACGATGCGGACGATCCGGTAGGGTGAAGCTCGGACACGGTCGTTGTACAACGGGCTGGACAGGGTGGTGGCAACAGAAGAAAGATCGTCCTGCAGGGATTTGGCCAGCTGACGCCTGGTCCGATTGCCAGATTCTTGGTTGAGAAATTGTTCGTAGTAGATTTGAGTCATGGATGGAGAAACGGGCGTTTCTGATTGGCTGGGCTTCTCGTCAATATTGCCGGGCATGATTGCCACTCCAGCGATATCGCGCAAAAGGAAGTACTTGGCCTGTATTTGTAATGATTATTAAGGCTGTATACAATGGACGGAAATGACTAGAGTGGCTTTGAGTGGTTTACCTTGATCATAGCGGCCATTTCGTCATCAAAGGCAATCCAATCTCCGTCTTGGGAGTAAGCATATGTACCTGTCAAATCATCGTCTCTCTCTATCGTCCAATTGCCTTTCTTCAAGATCGAGTGCAGCTATTTGACAGACAACAAAATACAtgcaaagaaatggaaattgacACATTTTTACGATGAGAAACCGGAAAATGAGAGAAAGTGCATGTTTACCTGTTCCATGCTGATTTGAGTGGGGCCTTGGGCAATCTGGGATCCGGGTAGGTTTTGTTTGGCATCTCTCAGAAGAAATTGGAGGGCGAATGTGGGTACGGCTGCCACTACACGATCGGACGATACACCCAGGCTTGTCACAAGATCCAATACAGAATCCTTCACAATTATCATAAAagcataaaaatgaaataaagaaagataaacttttgtattcaattattttatttcaagttgtGTATATTACCGTATTCAGGATATCGGAGATTCCCATAAGGCGGCTGTGGTGGTAGGTTGCGTTGGATGCGTCCTCTATGTTATGGGTGGAGACGACGAATAAGTCGACCgttctgtaaaataaatatcattcGAACATTAGGTAAAATACGAATTCAATATTTCTGGCTGTGAATTTACCTCGCTAAAGGCTTGAGATCGAATCCTTTCACCAGCTGTTCCGGTGAAGTCGGCAGACGGAGTAGGATCAAAGGTCGCATCGCATCAATTTCCATATCGTCAGCGATTGTGctttaatgaatttcaaaaaataaaatagatgaATCAATGTTACTGGAAGGACAATTCAAGAGGAAAGTCTACCTGTTGATGTGGGTGGTGGAAATTGGTGTGTTGGTGACGATCACTTTCTCTTGTAGAACAGCGTGCAAATCCTTCACGtagacacacaaaataaacaattcaatttacaGTAACTTAATCAAAGAGtagtaaattattaattataattGTAATTCATTTAAAGGGTTGATATCAAAGTATATACCGTGTGATAGTTAAATGAAATAGGTCAAGTAAATTGACCAAATTCTGaagctaaaataaaaaaagcttttcaatTTCGCGCTACAATCGCCAAAGGCTCTTAATTTACCTCATTTCAACAAACCCAGGATTATAAGTTAagattcaaagaaaagaaaacactaTAATAATTCacgtcaaaaaaaaattaacgcaaccgtaaaagaaaagtaaagttCTAgattacaaataataaaaagtcaGCTCTAGTGTGTATAAAATAATCGAGTTGACATACCTTCATGAAAAGAACAAGGTTGGCTTTATCTTTCTTGGAATTTTCGTCGGTGCTGGGTTGTTGCCAATGGATTTCCACGCCTTCGATAAGTAGGTCGTCAATCATCCGCGCCACACCGCCAACAATCGAGTGGACGGAAGAGTCGGCGGAAAAGTCTCGGGCCGACACGGCCAGCGAAAGGACGCGGCGCATTCGCCCACCATTTCGGGAGCCACTAATCGTTTTCAAGTACGCAACTATTTCTGTGaacgataaagaaaaaaaggaaaggtgtTAATGATGCTACGTTGTGTCTACCTTCTCTGTTCACGAGTTAGACAAGTCGCCGGGGCCCAGGCGTCGCCCATTTTTGGCGTCTTATAAAGTCACGTTAATATCATGTCGTGACACTCTCTTTAGCCTGAGCCGTGAGTCACTGGATCTCTCTCGGCGATGATGTAACCACTACCTCACTAATAATAACCTATTCGAAATTGAATTACCTTCGTTTAACGCAAAGTCCGTACTGTTTTGCGTGATATTCACGACGGATGGAACGACTAGATGAGAGCAACGGCAGGCCAGGTCGTCATTCTCCAAGTTGTTGATGGAACTGTCGGTGTAGCACAGGATGAATCGATTCGGTTCTTCTATTCCGCtgcaatctttttttatttcaatttttaaaaaatggtaatgAGCAtttgagagaaagaagaatcaaagTTTCAATAGAGAAAGTAAATTATTACCTGAAGATGAGGCGACAACAGATCCCAGGAAAAGACAACCGATCAAAACGCAAACAAAGTGAGAGTTGTCCATCTCTCCGTTCTACTTTGATATACGTGAGCTTTTGCAACACAAGTTAATTGTCTTTGCAGTGGCCTGCCAAATAGAAATGCAAATGCTAAGGTTACACAACAACAAGGTTATCGTGCAATTTCTAGGAATTTCCATATACAGAAGCAAATCCATATCTAAATAGGGCATTCCCAATCGGAATAACTGTTGTTTGTAACAAACGACCTTGCAAtgtcgttcatttttttcgggggaaaatttacatattttctcgttggcttttttttttttatgtcggAAGATGTGATAACTGACCCCATCAAATCTTGGTCGTTCATCGGCCTTTGTACTAATACTTGTGGTTGAAAACATGGCATAGAAATAAAAGTCGATGTTGTCGAGTCGAGAACTTGGGCACTACTGAGCAGACGACACCACGTGTCTGTAAGAACAAGTGATCGTTTACAGGGGATACAAAGAAAGTGAAGGCAGGGTAAGGAAAAATTACCGCCAAAACTGTCATCCACATTGGTATACCCGGTAAACGATATTTTCTACCTGCGGCCATAATTTGTGCGCgcgtgtttctttttgattcgaaATAGCTTACACGCTTCAGCCTACAGGATGATATAATAATGGCGTCTGGAAGTGGTTGAACCAAACGCACTTTCATATTGGCTAAAAGTATGCCTCACAGCTAGTTCGTCCTTCACTGTAAAATAACAGCAGACGCGCTTCCCAAATATAATAATGACCTGATAACAAAAATCGTGCCAGCTACGCCTACAACAGCAccgtcaaaagaaattattttcttttcccgaccGCGCATTCCCTTTCGTTTTTTCGtctggaaaaaaggaattttacttttgatttgattgtccAACGATATAGTTGAGAATTTCTCAGCGTTTAAACGGTAGCGCATGCAAATTCCCGAAGTTGTGCATCTcaactgtttgaaaaaaaaaaaaatacaaaaaagttttttctcgttcaattttagaaatcggcgtttgaaatatttcgattgGAGCCAAACTGAAAGTCGGTGAACGCTAAACACTTTCTACTCAAGATTTTGGGATAAAGAAGAGGAATTGCTCTTCTTGGCTAGCTAGCCCTACACTTATAAAATGTATATGCCATCGCATATACAAGTTGTAACTATATAGTGTACAAGTTGTAGCTTACACTGCCGGTATCCAGGTCAGCGAGTTCCAAGTACGTTGGCCAATATTTCTCGTGCAAAACGACTGGGGGGGAAAAAGTTCTATGTGAAGGTCTATCATATCACATGTACAAGAGCAGCTCGGCAGTTGCTTATGGCAGATGATGGCAGCTAGTAGAAAACTGGTCCAAGGTTGTTGTATATAACTTGCCAGTTGCATACTGTATTACCTTTAGGATGACTAGCTGCGTtcgagactgctgctgctggtgcaaACGCGAAAAGGGGAGAGGTCGCTCACGATCACATTCCAGTTTGGCTTCAAGAATTACCGACGAATCATTCCTTTCTAGGTCCCTTGGCAAATTTCACGAACCCGCGATAGAGTTGAGTCAAAGACCGGTTTGGGTTTCCctcttgtattattattgttatcgCTCTATAGaagcttgtttttttgttttaaagagTTTGTTGGCTCTCGACGCTGGTTGACAGAAATCTCGAGTGTGATGAAATTCGACTCTTGGCCAACGAATAAGATACAGCAACAAAGCGCTTTCACATGAATCAACCGCCCCATTGATGATTGACAAGACACAGCAACAAAGTTGTAACAGCGCAGCAGAGACTTACCCCGAACGAATGTTGTGTGAGAATCAATTCAGCTCCGATGGTGAGCGATTTAGCACGGGCTCACAAGAGCGACAGATGTGGAGAGTGCAAATTAAAATTGTGTGAATAGACGAATATGTTTCAGGTGCTGCTTTcgtgagtgagagagagagatatccCGGCAAACGGCTAGCGATCAAGGCTCTCCCCGTCGTTTTGAAATGCTGAGGGGGCAATCCTTTTAGTGATCCAACCGACGCCAAGACGAGGGAACTTGCGTGAACAACTGAACGGTGAACGAGTCACAAGCGCAACATATACTGCCTGGCAAGAAGCGAAAGGGTTTCTGAGCATGGGCACAGTAACTGTGCCCTGGTTTAAAAGGTAGCGCTTTTGGTTCAAGCCCTGCCCCCTTTTTGTTGGCTGGCTTTTGTGTGTCTATTGCGACAAGCCAAAAGTTCCACTTTTTCCACCTTCACTTTCCAAAGGCGTTAAAGAAACGCCAACCAATGTGTAGTACTACAAGGTGCTCCTGCCAAATCATCAACATTTCAGCTCATAAGcctaaaaagataaaaaaccTAGACTCGTTTTATTTCGTGGATTTCATAcgaaaatatttgattccCAGCGtacaatttagaaaatgtagtcaaaaatattaaatggaTTGATTAACGTTCATTTTCTCAACATCAAGAAATACTTGATTGTTGGAGGATCAATGTAAAAGCTGATGGCTACTACACGGATCTGTTATTTGTCTGATTGTGACGTTGACCCTTTTGTATACCTGCGGTCTTAATAGGATGATTATTATAAAGCAGATAATTAGAGCGTTAATCAAACTATTGATTTTACTGCGATTGAGATGttacgaagaaagaaaaacttataAAATGTAATATAATCGGACATGTTATAATTTGGAATGAAGGCAAATGAAAGTCATCCAATTTCGTTGATAAACATAATCCAGATTCTGCGTTCGTCTATTGCGACATTTGCCATCGGCTGTGGGCAATCTGACAATAATTGCGTTGCACACCCGGCACCCGGTGCAACAACTATACTCGACATCGAGTTATTCCAGCAGCTTTTGGCCGCGGCCTTATTTGCTCGACGCCGTCCACTACACTACTATACTACATTGGTGAGAAAATCAATGTGAAAACAAACGACTTGTGTTATACATACAAGAGACAACTTCCATGTTTTTCATGCTTGTCAAGATATATGCAGtaaatgtttatttgattccacgaaatcacttttattttcaaaagtgtgtacaatttctttattacataTTTGTCCTTTTTCCTTTACACACTCAGGGtcagaattatttttctcttttgtcatAAAAATTAATGTCGCTGATGCGGATGATTCGTTTATTGTGTTATCGTGAATGCCGCCGTTAATATCGACGAAAGTCGCCAGattttttgctgttgttgttgttgttgttgttgttgtgggtttttttcgTTAGATTTTCCCCGTGCATAACGTGTTGGGTACGCACTTGGCCGCTTACATGTGTTTATAACGATAGTTCTACAAGTGTTACCACATATAGGTTACCTTGACTATTTGGCAAATCATCAAGAGCAACTTGTTGgatttcgtttttcctttatttgtCATTTTCCTTTCTATATGCAGCGCTCGAGTATATATCGTTAAAGCAAATATGAAACTGGCGCCAGGGAAAACTGAATCCTATATCAACATTCCATAGTCCGATTGTTGGTTGCTACAGCATTTTGCGCAAGAATTTTAACGATACAGAAAAACGATCTGGAAAAAACCGCTCCTATAAGATTGTCGACACAAAATTAACGTCAGCAaatgcaacacacacaaaaaactgCATGTTAGGTGCCAAAAGAAATCATGCGCAGTCAAGTTGTGTTGTTGACGAGATGCCAAGcgaaatgtataacaaatgaATGTCGCTTGTAAGCAACAAAAAACTTGTAAAATtcacttctttatttcaatAGCCATCAAAAATTAGAATCGATctgaattatttttggttgGGACCCTTTAGACTATCCGCATTATTTAAGCTATCTATATAGCAACatcaagagagaaatgaattgaaatccTAAACGGATAAAATTCTTCTCTGTATATGTAATTCAAGTCTCTTTTGACTTGACAGCCATCAGAACAACAAGGAATGAATTTCCACGACGGTGAACAATAACTCGTGATGGGGCTTTTGCTTCCAACATTGCAAAAagccatttgaaaaaaaaactactatAAAAAGCCGCAGTCGTGTTGCGTGTTTCCTTTCCATTGAAACcgaaattgaaacattttctcccCCGGCCCCCATCTCTGGTTTTTAACGCTAAGGTTGACgactttgaaaatgattttttaaatcattctttatTGCGTGTTCAGTATTTTTCACGAAGTATTGGAGATTGGATGGGATGATGCAATCTTATGAAAGATGCATTTGGCCTACTGAGAGGCTGTATTTTTATATCACAATTGCTAATAATTCTGTCATAACTCTTATATCTCTACTATCTACAAAACAATTACACTTAGAATAGTTTAATTAAATCCAAAATAATTCATATAACTCAATTTTAGGTTGACCCCTGGTtagttcacaaaaaaaaaaatagctgtaCATTCGTCATTCAGGTCATTTTTATTATCCATCGCAATGCACCGtcgtaattttttgtttgacgttctacttttgacttttttttttcttttctctaagTAAGAACGCCGCAAGTTCCTGCAATTTGCACGCAGATGAATTCATGGTGATTTCTGCACCGATCACGCCCAAAACGGATATGGATAAGGTTCTGACTCATACGTATTTGTCCAATAGAAGGTTCAACATAAAAAGACAGGCTTGCTATATAGctgctatgtgtgtgtgtcttagaTTACAGTGCGATTTTGGTGCAATCTCATTTCACGAATAATATCAAAGCTGTCCGATCCAATAGATTATTATCTGAGAACTCTTGAGGGCTATAGACATTATTATATCTTAAAGTATCAAAAGATGACCCGGAAACAATATTAGGCTCAACTTGCACAAGCAACTGCAATCGAACTGcaaggaaaattgaaatataaaaatttaaaaataacttaaataataatgagGAGAAAGAGTGTTCAACAAATTTAATCGGCAGCAAAGGggtgaattaaatttaaaaataaaataaaataaactattGGTGCACGCCTAAAATAGTATACAGCATACACTATAGAAGCGAGAGATCATTTGTCTTGATTCTTGATCCAATTAACTAATAATTATCACATAATCGagtcaaaaatgattttctggGTCTTGTTATAATAGCAggtaattgaaattattttccacAAAAGGAATAGAATGAAATGAAGAGTCTCAACTGCTAAGTAGAAATCTGGAGCAACGAAATTACACGGCAAGTTTGTTTTAGGGTCGGGTGTATATAAAAACATGTAAAGTCGACAGACGAAAAAAGATCTcttgttatattattattctcgCGGAGCGGTATAGAAGCGTGCAGTATTAAAAACGTGCGTTACTATCTCCCCCCAGCAAAGGTTGTCGAATCACCTGgcggagagcagcagcagcaagcagcgCAGGCCTCACATCAGCAGTAGGTATACGAAGCGatattgaattttaagttgTAACTCGTGCCGAGAAGGAAAAGTAGGATACATTACCAAGCATTTGGTCTATGGCAGCTCAACGATATTGGCTGGCTAAAAATTTCTACCGCCACTGCGGCGACGATCCGATCCAAATTGGCATTTGCTCAAGTCAATttctctttgtctttttttgtttcccctccctctctctccctagAGCATATCTATCTCAAGGGTATTTCAATACAACAATCggccttatatatatatatacgtatatatttatttatttatgtgaGTAAAGAAATGGAAGCCTGTGGGACCGCCTGGTGCACACGAACGCGGAGGTAAAATAGTGTGCGCCTTCCATCGCACCAGGAAAGTGAAAGTGACGGTTTGGCAGCAAATCAAAACACCGAAAATGAATGCGCTTGCCAATTAATAGTTATATTAGAGAACCATCGGCCGGCCAATAACTTGACATTGCATATCGTGTTCACTTTTATTTGTCAGTCGAAAGTTGAGATCTACTTTTAGGAGTCATCCACCCACCCATACACATTCCGCTATCCAAACTGAAATATCCATCGATTCAAAgatgattttgaatttcaatgaaatttatCTTAGCTTATACCACGTAATAACAGAATGGATCATCTGTCGtttgaatattcaaatgaaagaCCATGAAGAAATTGTCAAGGCTTTTATTTATCGATGCAACGATAAACGAATTCCTCTCATAGCTCAGTCTGTCACAATCTGAATCTGACAGGCTGCTGTCGATTCTTTATATACATAAACATGCATACACACAAGCAGCCATCGAAAAAATTCTTGAGTGCAGCATATACGTTTAAAGacactaaaaaaaagtcgacTCAAAGTCCAAAAGGCAAACAACATTGTCTACGTCACCAAGGCCGCTTGGGTGTTGATTGGTTCGGTCAGGACTGTCGTGACCCAGATAACGTTGAACGGGCAACCCAAGTGATATTGATGCGAGTACCGGTGCCAGAGCCTATATGAATATGGCTGCGATTGTAACAGCAGCAAGGACCTTGAATGGATCTTTTAGCTATTCTATATAatctcatcattttctttttggcaacTAATGTTATTATGgacgtatttttatttgattttttcttttctttttttctttttttttcaaccgaAATGAGCCAGTTTCCGATAGTCAAATCGAGCCAATCATAACCCAAAAGAAGCCTGTCATATTCAAACTGGTTTCAGCCGGCCTTCGGACAGTTAtaatactgctgctgctgctgttgcaaaGGCCGATTGCTTGGGTCAATGTCactcatcagcagcagcacagccctCTTTATTCAGCTCAAACTTGTTTAGAGAAATTTCAGAAGTTGCCTAGTTGGGTTACTTGTGTCAGCTACTGTGCGCTGTTCTATTTCTCGCTATACATATGTACTCGAccagcttttttttactcttgaCTTATTTGCGAGCACGCTGGAAAATTTAGAATTGCATCAAATGCTCTCAAATAATGAACGGGTCCGTCTACGTCATCCAAGttcgtttatttattgataAGCGTCCGAGAAATACTCGGAAATTCAACATCGCTGAACATCGTTTattcattaaagaaaaagttggccTAGTCGCTAGATATTTAATTTATGCTAAAGGCTATGCTTTCATGTTTAATGATGAAAGAGCTAATAGTATCGtacgatataaaaaaaaccacttATGGCATAAGAAATTTTGGCCCATATCACCATTTCCATTCCATTATAATATTAATCAGCTCttgaaagaaaagtgaaatccTATACATACGTTGTTAGACCTAAAGAAATTAGGCTTATAAGAAAGCGGGTtcgtaatttaaaacattgtgTGATTTATAATTTAAACAGTCCGATTACACTCGGTCAAAAGTCTTGCACCTCAACCACCCGTGCCACCGCTTTGTTCTCGGTGTATATCTTCACGCCGCTCTCGATGTCAAATTCGTGCATGTAATCTAAGTAATAAGTAAAGTGAGCACGATAGGATTTCTTTTCTACACGCTGAACGCTTGAGCTACGTTTCAGACACGAGCATTAATGGTGGACAATTACGTTAAAATCCACTTCTTTTACTACCCCGAAAGGAGTCAAAGGTGAGAGAGCAACTCCACCCTGGCGCATAGCTTGCTAGTTGCAGTCGACTCGTTTGcattgcagccattttttaaaatcaaatatttgttgttcCACTCGAGTGATATTCGAATTTTATCTTATTGGCACATTCCGCTCCAATGAAtaaatttaccaaaaaaagaagaaaaaaaaatccgatatTCCCGGTATGTCCATTATGTGAAGCACGTAcgcccatttcattttttcccaataAACGATTCCATTTCACGTTTGTACTATGGCAGTGATGAGAGTGTTCTGGATCGAAAAACCGAGTTTCCAGGT from the Daphnia pulex isolate KAP4 chromosome 1, ASM2113471v1 genome contains:
- the LOC124194520 gene encoding mucin-5AC-like isoform X7, encoding MDNSHFVCVLIGCLFLGSVVASSSDCSGIEEPNRFILCYTDSSINNLENDDLACRCSHLVVPSVVNITQNSTDFALNEEIVAYLKTISGSRNGGRMRRVLSLAVSARDFSADSSVHSIVGGVARMIDDLLIEGVEIHWQQPSTDENSKKDKANLVLFMKDLHAVLQEKVIVTNTPISTTHINSTIADDMEIDAMRPLILLRLPTSPEQLVKGFDLKPLARTVDLFVVSTHNIEDASNATYHHSRLMGISDILNTDSVLDLVTSLGVSSDRVVAAVPTFALQFLLRDAKQNLPGSQIAQGPTQISMEQLHSILKKGNWTIERDDDLTGTYAYSQDGDWIAFDDEMAAMIKAKYFLLRDIAGVAIMPGNIDEKPSQSETPVSPSMTQIYYEQFLNQESGNRTRRQLAKSLQDDLSSVATTLSSPLYNDRVRASPYRIVRIVARSGETSVVRQPLESSLQCSRQGYYRHPEDCGSFYRCVKFDQYVDDFTVFEYDCPEGLVFDEKWEVCTWPSQAAPCGGSSEIRPVPMNKFVCPGEGYFADPENCRWFFACRDYAKDGVTFTQYEFRCPFGLLFDEENLLCNWPWLVPQCSGGAVGSSSNANAVKLKQPLEKKPAAIPMGSPGYLSGKLVTGEGLYKDPRPTYYGESVVSSGCGDCQSAGLVVKEPSQGSYSGKQQTKVVLAIPAATIAGESNPVRIIVASPAYSGDQQYTTTTTTPSYSKAVKYEGGASTGSYQSQKYTDSLAVSGSSDPYGSYASAGNRETAVAINNAQLASYSQTDNKYGESGKVSGPVGPSKPDNSFSYKETSTYDKSTKDEVANTPYYLVKQPGNGEIRGPDRTVENGKYDSAHTSDGKYVPSPSYSAPAYSAPVYSAPAYSEPTYSAPAYSEPTYSAPAYTAPTYSAPAYSAPTYSAPAYSEPAKTAPTYSAPAYSEPAKTAPAYSEPTKTAPAYSTPAYSAPAYSAPAYTAPAYSAPAYSAPAYSEPAKTAPTYSAPAYSEPAKPPTYSEQTKSAPAYSEPTKTAPAYSAPAYSAPAYSAPAYSEPAKPAPAYSVPTKSAPAYSAPAYPAPTYSAPTYSSPTYTSSTYSAPEPSDQDYNPVYSAPADSSQSAPSYSAPAYSTPSYSPPAYSAPAYSESVREYKPLTTAAPVYSAPAYTEKAPEYKTSTTAAPVYSPSAPSYSSPVYSAPAYTEKAPEYDSSTTASTVYSAPAYSSPVYSAPAYSSPVYSAPAYSAPVYSAPAYTEKAPEYKTPTTTSPVYAAPAYSAPVYTAPAYTEKAPEYKTPTTTSPVYAAPAYSAPVYAAPAYSAPVYSAPANTEKSPEYKTPTTTSPVYSAPAYTEKAPGYKTSTTAAPVYSAPAYTAKVTEYKTSTTAAPVYSAPSYTEKSPEYKTPTTSTPVYSAPAYTTKAPEYKTPTTAAPVYSAPTYTEKTTGYKAPTTAAPVYSSAPAYSVPAYSKPTAPAYTEKTPGYKTSTTAAPVYSTLAYTEKTVEYKTPITSAPAYSPSVYTDKSPISVYDSTASDYRASNTKLPANTASASIDEYSPVYDAPESVYKTPTKVVVTMETEDQGKKGYRGTGGAAGSAGSRGTGGSAGSRGTGGSAGSQGTDGSAGSRGTGGSAGSRGTGGVGGTRGSKGAVKYSEPEYNPASVRPSAGSYDKNKSTHSTMSRYPSDYETTGQIGDDTFGLKDNSKSKGKYTGSRPLASKSPAANEKVIDTNKRIPNEYSSTNGKSRTQLERGAGSSTSGKTYATVGTTKYQDSDYKKPAGSASSESNSYTTTPHSVSVNYEKTKADSSTKGEISYGDKRVTVKVPSTNKAAILDKWATVSPVTETELALTEQKGSTGDYKSSPRQRIKGRLNVNSKNQQLTTSVAQPSVKLVDSSASSVSLALNKNDGKVSTGSSGSEYGHRYLEKITVAQATAKNETLGPEVCVRAGLFRHPSDCQKFYECYWDRWIHQYTVHIFKCPVHLVYDDYITACNWPLDGPACVPHEAVKLYPQLLSTV